Genomic DNA from Leptospirillum ferriphilum:
ACGCTATTTTTCAATGGAAAAATATCTGGCGCTTTGAAGAAAGCAAGACATAGGCCATGAAAGGATATTTCTGATGGAAATGACGGAGGAACAGATTCTCCGGTACTCCCGTCACATTCTTCTTCCCGAGGTTGGAGGAGCCGGTCAGGCCAAGCTGCTCTCCTCCAGTGTCCTGATTATCGGAGCGGGGGGGCTGGGGAGTCCTGTGGCGCTCTATCTTGCTGCTGCCGGCGTTGGTCATCTTGGAATTGTGGATATGGATCGTGTCGATCTCTCGAATTTGCAAAGACAGATCATTCACAGAACGGGGGACGTGGGGCGTCCGAAGGTGACGTCCGCGAAGGAAAAGATCACGTCTCTGAATCCTGATGTGCGCGTGACCGAGCATCCGACGCAGCTGATGGCCGAAAATGCGCAACAAATCGCCAGCAAGTATGACATCCTTGTCGATGGAACTGATAATTTTGCAGCAAAGTTCCTGATCAACGACCTGGCGGTTCTTTTGGGAAAACCTCTGGTTCATGCCGGCATTCTCCGCTTTGTGGGCCAGGTGATGTCCATCTTTCCGGGCCAGTCGGCCTGTTATCGTTGCCTGTTTCGGGATCCTCCTCCCGCCGGTGCTGTGCCGACCTGTTCGGAGGCCGGTATCCTGGGTGTGATTGCCGGTGTGATCGGCACCATTCAGGCGACGGAAGTTCTCAAGATTCTTCTGGGCCGCGGAGACGTCCTCTCCGACAGACTTCTGACATACGATGCCCTTCCTGTCACGTTCAGGAATGTTCGCGTCAAGAGAAATCCCCGGTGTCCGGTTTGCGGAGACCACCCAACTATTACGGAGCTTCACGATTATGAGCAACCCGTCTGTATCACCCCAGCCCTCCCCTGAAGGGCAAAAGCCTTCCCGGATGAAGGGTCTTAAATGCCGCGAATGTGGACGGATCTATGATCTTGCGCCCGTCCACGTCTGCGATTTCTGTTTTGGTCCGCTGGAAGTGGACTACGATTACGAGGCTATCCGGACCCTCATGAGCCGGGACTCGATTGCCAAAGGCCCCAATTCTCTCTGGCGGTACAAGCATCTTCTGCCGGTCGCCGATGAGCCAACGATCGGACTTCACGCAGGAATGACGCCCCTGGTCCGGGCAGAGCGTCTGGGAAAAGCTCTCGGTCTGAAAAACCTCTATATTAAAAACGACACGGTCAATCATCCGACCTTGTCTTTCAAGGACCGGGTGGTTGCGGTTGCGATCAATCGCGCGAAGGAGCTCGGGTTCCGTACTGTTGCCTGCGCATCGACAGGAAATCTGGCCAACTCGGTTTCCGCTCATGCGGCGAGTGCCGGAATGGAATGTTTTGTCTTCATTCCCCACGACCTGGAGGCAGGCAAGATCCTGGGTAATCTTATATACCGTCCGACCGTGGTTGCCGTCCGGGGAAACTATGACGACGTGAACCGGCTCTGCAGCGAAATTGGAGGAGAGTATCCCTGGGCGTTTGTCAACATCAATATTCGCCCGTACTACGCGGAAGGCTCCAAGACGATGGCTTTTGAAACAGCCGAGCAACTTGGCTGGAGGATCCCCGACCAGGTGGTGGTCCCCATCGCTTCAGGATCGCTGTTGACGAAAATCTGGAAAGGATTTCAGGAGATGTCCCGTCTGGAACTCGTGCCTTCTCATCCGGGTCTCCGGGTCAACGGCGCTCAGGCGCAGGGATGCTCCCCCGTCTATCAGGCGTTTATGGCAGGTCGAACACAATTTGTTCCCGTCAAGCCCAAAACAATTGCAAAATCTCTTGCGATCGGAAATCCGGCAGACGGATATTACGCTCTCGACGTGATTGGAAAATCACGGGGACAGGTGGAAGCGGCTTCGGATCCCGAAATCGTGGAGGGAATGGTGCTTCTTGCCGAAACGGAGGGGATTTTTGCAGAGACGGCAGGAGGAGTGACGGTGGCATGCCTGAAGAAACTGGCGGAAAAAGGAGCTATTCGACCGGATGAACTGACAGTGGCCTACATCACAGGAAACGGTCTCAAGACCATGGAGGCGCTCAACGGATTCCTTCCTGAGCCCGTGTCCATCGACCCAACGCTGGCCTCGTTCCAGAAAATTGTCAATCCGTCCTGAAACGCAAAAGGAGATCGACCCGTGTCTGTTTTAGTCCGTATTCCGACCCCGCTCCGACCGATGGCCAATGGGCAGAAAGAAGTCCATCTTAAAGGCGTCAGTGTCAGGGAAATCCTTGAAAACCTCGTCCGGGACTATCCGGGAATCCGGGAGAGGCTGATGGATGAAAAAGGTGAGGTTCGCCGTTTCATCAATATTTATGTCAATGAGGAAGACATCCGTTTTCTTGGGGGAACAGAAACCCCTCTCAAGGACGGGGATGAACTCTCGATCATTCCAGCCATCGCCGGTGGATGCCGATGACCAAGCTCCGGTTTCACATGACATTTCCGGAGGAGCGGGTCAAGGAACCCATCCTGTATGAAATCTCCCAGAAGTTCCGGGTTGTTCCCAATATACGGCGGGCCGATGTCTCCGACCGGTCAGGATGGGTTGAACTGGAGCTCGAAGGAGACCTGCCGGAGATCGAACGGACTGTCCAGTACCTGAGGCAGCGAGGCATCCATGTGGACCCACTGGAGAAAACCATCCTGGAAGGCTGAAGGATCGACAAGACAGAGGGGATCATGGAATTTCGGGAAGACCAGATTGAACGTTACAGCCGCCACATTATCCTCAAGGAAGTAGGCGGGAGCGGACAGAAGAAACTCCTGCAGTCGAAGGTGCTCATTATCGGGGCGGGAGGTCTTGGAAGTCCTGTGGCGCTTTATCTCGCGGCGGCCGGGGTGGGAACTCTTGCTCTTGCAGATATGGACAATGTGGACCTGTCCAACCTTCAGCGCCAGATTCTGCATTCGACGAAGACCGTCGGAAAACCCAAGGTTCTGTCGGCCCATGAGACCTTGACTGCCATGAACCCGGATGTCCGGGTGGTTCCCATCCAAGAGC
This window encodes:
- a CDS encoding NIL domain-containing protein, translating into MTKLRFHMTFPEERVKEPILYEISQKFRVVPNIRRADVSDRSGWVELELEGDLPEIERTVQYLRQRGIHVDPLEKTILEG
- a CDS encoding HesA/MoeB/ThiF family protein; translated protein: MEMTEEQILRYSRHILLPEVGGAGQAKLLSSSVLIIGAGGLGSPVALYLAAAGVGHLGIVDMDRVDLSNLQRQIIHRTGDVGRPKVTSAKEKITSLNPDVRVTEHPTQLMAENAQQIASKYDILVDGTDNFAAKFLINDLAVLLGKPLVHAGILRFVGQVMSIFPGQSACYRCLFRDPPPAGAVPTCSEAGILGVIAGVIGTIQATEVLKILLGRGDVLSDRLLTYDALPVTFRNVRVKRNPRCPVCGDHPTITELHDYEQPVCITPALP
- a CDS encoding ubiquitin-like small modifier protein 1, with the translated sequence MSVLVRIPTPLRPMANGQKEVHLKGVSVREILENLVRDYPGIRERLMDEKGEVRRFINIYVNEEDIRFLGGTETPLKDGDELSIIPAIAGGCR
- the thrC gene encoding threonine synthase produces the protein MSNPSVSPQPSPEGQKPSRMKGLKCRECGRIYDLAPVHVCDFCFGPLEVDYDYEAIRTLMSRDSIAKGPNSLWRYKHLLPVADEPTIGLHAGMTPLVRAERLGKALGLKNLYIKNDTVNHPTLSFKDRVVAVAINRAKELGFRTVACASTGNLANSVSAHAASAGMECFVFIPHDLEAGKILGNLIYRPTVVAVRGNYDDVNRLCSEIGGEYPWAFVNINIRPYYAEGSKTMAFETAEQLGWRIPDQVVVPIASGSLLTKIWKGFQEMSRLELVPSHPGLRVNGAQAQGCSPVYQAFMAGRTQFVPVKPKTIAKSLAIGNPADGYYALDVIGKSRGQVEAASDPEIVEGMVLLAETEGIFAETAGGVTVACLKKLAEKGAIRPDELTVAYITGNGLKTMEALNGFLPEPVSIDPTLASFQKIVNPS